TGCGGCTTTGGATCTGGTTTTGAGGTCTCGCGCAAAAATTCTGATAGACAGGTGAGTGGAAAAGTTCTACAATCGGACTGGTTACAGTAGATTCACCCATTGTCCAATCCACCCAAGCATGGTAAGGAATATCCAGTGATTATCCTCTGTAGCGGAATCACTTACATACATAATAGAAGAAGGTCTTTAGTAGAGGGCTACAAGCAAATGGATGTAAAGCTAATCTTAGCTGGATTAACAGTTCTCTTCACTGTGTCGTGCTTGTTCTTTGGCACAAAAAATGGATTTTACGATTCAGATAACTACCACGGCAATGGCTCTGCACATTGATGAGAAAAAGTTAAGAGCCAACCGCCCCTAGTCCCGTTATTTTCAGGGCTTTTGAGTAACCCACTTTTTTGGAACCGAGGCGGGTTCCGTGGAGGCTTCCTCCCCAATAACAAATCCGCATTCCAAGGGTGTAGGGGCGCACTTTGTGAAATTAGCCCCAGGTAAGGTGAGCAAAATCTTCTTAGTACTACTTGGCTTGTCGGAAATATTCATAAAAATAAGGTTAGAGGGGAGGAGAGCATGAGCGATCGCCTGTCGGCATCCTCTCGAATTGATACAGGGGAAGCGTCTCATGAATTAGAGTGTTTGCCCTATGGTGTAAACCATAGTGGTGAAGGTGTTTGTCTGTTGGTGCGGATGGGACCGCACCGCATTTTACTTGACTGCGGTTTGGCAGATATCTCATCTCTAATGAAGGGGCTTGCTAAACCTGCACGTCGAGGTCGTTCGCCTCTGCCAGCTGATTTTGTTCTGGTAAGTCATGCTCATGCAGATCACGCAAGGGGATTGGTAGCGCTACATAAAGCTTTTCCGCTATTACCAATCTACGCCAGTGAAGTAACTAGCAAGTTATTGCCCTTGAATTGGCCAAATCAAAACCTTCAAGACATTTCTCAATTTTGTCAAGCTTTACCTTTGCGAGCGCCTGTAGAGGTTAAGGATGGTTTAGTAGTAGAACTATTTCCTGCTGGACATCTACCAGGGGCAGTAGCGATGCTGTTTACTTACACTACCTCACAACGTTCCTACAAGCTACTGTATACTGGAGATTTTTTCTTGTCCAACTCCCGATTAGTGGAAGGTTTGCGGTTAGAAGAACTGCGAGGATTGGAGTTGGATGCCTTAATTATTGAGGGTACCTATGGCACATCTCGCCATCCCCACCGTCGCAACCAAGAAAATCAACTTGCAGAACGAGTTAATCGGGCGATCGCCGACTCTTATTCTGTACTCTTGCCCACACCTGCTTTGGGTTTAGGTCAAGAATTATTAATGCTGTTACGCAGTCACCACCACTTTACAGGTCGCGATCTAGATATCTGGGTAGATGGTACTGTGGCTGTAGGCTGCGATACTTATTTAGAACTACTATCTCACTTTCCGCCATCTGTACAGAATTTTGCTCGCCATCAACCCTTATTTTGGGATGAACGCATACGTCCGCGTGTGCGACGATTACAAGCAGGACAGCGCGATCGTGTCGGTAGATACCCTTGTATTGTCCTCACCGACTCTACAGTCGATTTGAGGGAATATTGCCAACCCGATACAGGCCCTTGGCTGATTCTTTCACCAGAAAAAACTGAGATAAAAATTAACAATAATTACCAGTTCCCAGGAATTATTACTGTTGAAAACTATCTCCTTGCTCAACATAGCGATGGCCCTGGTACTACTCAATTAATTCATAATTTACGCCCGCAGCACGTCATTTTTGTCCACGGATCTCCTACCTACTTAGCAGATCTTACTAGTTTGGATGAGTTGCAAAATCGCTATCATGTCCATTCTCCAGAAGCAGGAGTATTAGTAGAAATTCCGATCGGGGAAACATTTTTGCAACCAGCAGCCCCCGAAACTAACTATGAAGGCGAACTTACAGAGTTAGATACGGTAGTAACGATCGCTCTTCCCGATGCAATTACAGCCGATCCACGCTGGCAGCAGTTTGCTGATACTGGTTTGATTGAAGCCCGTTGGCAGGGAGAAGAACTAGTATTGCGAGGGCTGTCGCAACGAGAGCTTCTCAATCAAAGTAGCGATCGCTTTATTTTGTCTGATGTAGAGTGCTGCGGTACCTGTAGACATCAAAGGGGACAACGGTGCTGGAATCCCGCGTCCCCTTTATTTAACTTCAAAGTGACTTTGGACGGCTACTGCCCTGCTTTTGAGCGTGGAAATGAAGGAACCAGGGACTAGGAAATAAATTCTTCCCAATCCCCAATCCCCAATCACCAATACCCAGTTAATCTGGATTAGAGTCAGTGTAACGATTGCGGATACGTTCTGCTTCTGGACACTCTTCTGTCAAGAGAGGCTCTACGTTACCACGTGGTACGGAAGCTAGTTTTTGGGTAATAGCACCAATACTTTCTAGGCGAACCATCTCCTCCCAAGAACAAATTTCATCTTCTTCATCCGTTTCATAACGCAGGGTGACTAAATCTCCCTCTATATCGATGATGCGGGCGCGTTCAATCCAGCGTTGCTGGTCCCGCAAGAAAATACACACTTCCCGCCCATCGCAACACAATTGATAAATCTTGCGGTGTAGCATTTACAGCTTCTGCCTTTCTAAATTTGGTTAAATCTGTTGACATCTGGGTTTTACTCCCATATGGATAGCACTTTACACAGGTTTGCAAAAACAACCTTAAAAAGTGCTTTCTTTGACCCAAGACCAAGACTTGGTTGTAGTTATCAGTTCTAGGGAACTCTTGGGTCATGAGGTTTATTTTTGTTCACTGCACCAGTTTAACTTTATTTGTTGAGGTCATTTAGGAAAGTTTTTTTCATAGAAGTCACATAATTCAGGGTTTGACCTGACCAGGTTCACAGCCACTAGTGAATCTTTAGTATCATAATGTAATAAAAGATACTTAGAAACAAGTTTGGTTCGCGGTTGTTTAAGTTGCCTACTTGTATTCATTGGCATTGCTGGGAAGTCTGGGGACTTGGCTTTACTTTTATCCCTACGTAAATGATCTTAGCTTATTCTTTCGTGTCCTTCATGGTTTTAATCAACAACTCTCAATAGTTCTTTGCTACATTTTTTGTATATGTTGACATTCGATTAGCTGCAAGTTCACAATGTCGCTTAATAACGCTCTACCTTAAGGTATTATCTCTATTTTTTGTACTTGGGAAATTTCATCACCAGATTTGAGGAAGCTTCCCGCTTAATTCGACCTGCACGAACAGCATCTAAAAGTGCTGAAATAGCAGTTAAATCTTCTGGCTGGTAACTTTTCATCACCACCATTTGATAGAGAAGACCTTCGGATTCAACACTAAGATACCCTGTTTGGAAAGCAGATTCAACGAGTGCGCGAATCATGGTGATTAAAACTATAGTTGGCAACTTCTTTCCTCAACTTTGGAATATTTCAATCTTTCTCTGATTGATATGGATCAGTAAAGCTTAGTGATTTTCTATCACATAGGCACGTGACTTTAGTCACATAGAGTAAAAGAATAGGCATTGACTATGCAATCTTTACTACTTATGTCAAAAATTAAAACTAATTTAGGTTAAATACAGCTTGTAAAGTAAATAAATATACTATCCTTATTCAGTAAAATCACGTAAGTTTATAAATATATATTAATTGCATCGTCGTTTACTGCTGTATGTTTTGGCGGGCTTCTGTTAAGGGTAGGGGCTTGGTGTGGCAAATGATGAAAATAAATTTACCGATAAAACGAACGAAAATCTTCGTCTTTTTGGCTTAATTGTACCCATTCAATCTTTAAAGAACGAAACTTTTGCGCAAGGCGATCGCATGCTGGGCGTTCCGTAGCATAATGTCCAGCATCAATTAAAATCAAATCGCGATCGCGGCTTTCTTGAAATTGATGAAACTTGCAGTCAGAAGTCAGATAGGCTTGAGCGCCTGTTTTGACTACTGCTGAGATAAAACTTGCCCCAGAACCACCCAAAACAGCAACTCTATCAATTTGTCGCTCTAAATCTACTGTTGGCGAGTAAATCAAATTAGGAGGGGCAAGTTGGGTTTGAATTATTGCCATTAACTCTCCTAATGATGTAGAAGGCTGCAAATTGCCAACACGTCCATATCCCAAACCTGGTTGGGTGGTGACAATAGGAAAAACTTGCTCCAGTTCTAAAATTTGAGCTAAAACGTCAGCAGTACCATCTTGCACTTGGTCAAAGTTAGTGTGGGCTGTGTAAATACCGATATTGTGAGTAAAAGCTAATCGTGCCATCTCCGCAATAGGATCGCCACTACGTAGAGATTTAGGTGGATTAAAAATTAAAGGATGGTGGGCAAAAATTAGGTTTACAGAAATACCAGCAGCGCGATAGGCGATCGCTTCTTGCATTACTGCTAAAGTTGGTGTCAGACAAACTAATACCCGCGCTTGTTCTTGTAATACTCCTGGTTCAATTTGCCAGCCGCAGTTATCCCAACTTTCTTGCCAAGATGGATTTGCCCATTCTTCAAACCAGACGATTAAATCGGCAATTTTCATTTTTACTAATCATTGGTCATTGGTCATTCGTCAATAGTCATTGGTTAGTGGTTAATGGTTACATAGATTAGTTGTTCTCCCCATCTCCCACTACTTATCTATATAACTAAGCAAAAATATGCACAACTAATTCCCTTGTATGGCTATGTTGACGATGTTCCCAGATGTAAATTCCCTGCCAAGTTCCCAAAACTAAATGTCCTCGATTAATTGGAATGCTTTCTGAAGTATGAGTTAGGGCTGTACGGATATGGGCTGGCATATCATCAGACCCCTCAGCAGCGTGAATATACTGTGCTGATTCTGGTACAAGTTTTGACATAAAATTTGCGAGATCCCTAAGTACGTCAGGATCGGCGTTTTCTTGAATGAGTAAACTTGCAGAAGTATGCCGTAAAAATAAAGTACAAAGCCCTGTTTCAACACCTGACTCAGAAACAATAGCTTCAATTTTGGGAGTAATATTGTACAAAGATTTACCTGATGTAGGAATTCTCAGTAGCTTTTGGTAATGAGCCATAGCATAATTTAACTTTAGTGTTAATACTAAGTTTGAGGTGCAAGTACCAGCTTGTATTTTAATTAATTTTAAGGTTTCTCTTGGTTAGTTTGGTGTTAGTTTGGTTCTGACAAGAGAAATTTTTCTTTCGTTGCTTTCATCACTAACGGTTATTACGGAGATAGCAGTTTATAAATTATTGTAGTTTAGTGGTATTTGCGGTTGTTATGATGCTAGTAGATGGTTAAACTTTGATTGTGAGTGGAATTACTCACTTTCGGTATCTACAGAGTCATCAGGGTCATCTGCCTTAGTTACTTATATTTTGGTAAAAATCTCCACTTGTTTAGAGTTGGAGATTTTTATTATTTATAATTTATTGCAATTTTTTTGAGAGGTAAAATCTTGAAAAGACGCTAGTAGCGAATGGTTAATAACTAATACTCAAAAGGTAATTAGCGATTAAATATAGTTGTTCATTCATAGATCATTTGAAATTGCCACATTCACCAAAATATTTAATGACTGCATGAGCGATCGCTTCGTTACCATCCTTAGCAATATGTTTCGAGGAGGTTGGCGGCTGGGGTGGTTGGAGTAAAAAATCCCAAGAACCATCAAAAAACTCTGAAGGAGTGAGAATTTGATGCTGATTGTAAGTAGAAATACCTTCTAATAGAAAAGCTGCTTCTGCAAACTCATCACGAGTTACAGAAACAATTGGTATATCTAGGCGAGTAGCTTCTGCAAAAGTACTGTAACCAGGTTTAGAAACAACTCGACTACAGATGGGCATAAAATCTACAGGACGGAATTTATGGTCGCTGATTTTAACTATATTAGGTAAATCTGGGGCTGAGTGGTCGAAAGCAATAAATTGCCAGTCCGAAAATTTTTGCAGCCGCTCATAAGGAATTTGTTGCAAACCCAAGCCACCGAAAGTAAGTAATATAGTTCTTTCAAGTGGTGCAGTAATACTCCACATTGCTCGTATTTCATCAGCACAATAACGAGGAGAACCACCTGTTAAACCCACATCTGTAACGTACTCGAATGCTTCCATCGGTTCGTGAAAGGGAAGACGAAACAAATGATCGCACTTGCTGTAACAATCACTAATCCAATCTGCAACTTCGATAAAGCGATCACCCCAACTTCGGTAAATAAAGTCAAAACCAAAGTTACTCATCATCCAGCAGGGAATGTCGGCAGCTTTACCCATTTCGGCAGCAAGGAAGGGAATATCTGCCAAGATCAGATGAACGCGGTTTTGGCGAATAAAGTTGACTTCTGAGGCAATGATAGAACGCTGATTTTTCTTAATCTCTAATAATTTTTCCAATGTCGCCTCTTTGTCCATTGTCAAGCTATCTGCTTGTACAACACCCAAATCAAATGCACGGGGACGATGGATAAAATCGCCTTCAATATAGCACTCTAGCAACCACCGTGGAGCAGTGGTCACCAAAATGAGCAGAACTTCTGGACACAGCTTTTGAATAGTTGCTGCAACAGCCGCAACACGAGTAGCATGACCAAAACCATGATTGGTGATTGCTATATATAAAATTGGACGTTCCATAGTAAATTTGAAATTTTTGAGTACAAGGGAAGTTGGTAGGGGTGGGTTTAGAAGATAAATTGTCGATAGCAAATGAAAGATAATCAACAAAACCCGCCCGTACAGTAGATAGTAGTAAAAAATTAGCCATTGCTATTAACCATTAACCATTAACCACTAACCATTCCCTAATTCCCTCAACCAGTTTGTCGATTTCCGACTCCAGTGTAAAGTAGTGAACGCAGGCACGCACGCAATTCGGATTGGCAATTATCCGAATAAATAGTCCTTGTGATTCCAAAAAATTCACCAATTGAGGATGAGACTGGTGAGTATTCTGAGCAAGTTGAAATGAGACTAAACCACTTTCGGGAGCTGAGGTTAGTAAAAGATGAATATTGGGTAGTGTCCTCAATTGCTGCCACAGGTACTCACTATTACGACAAATTTGCTGATATCTTTCCTCTGCCGTTCCCCATTGCCGATGAATGGCGATCGCTTCTCTCAATCCAGCGTAAAGAGGATAATCTGATGTTGCAACTTCATAACATTGTCCATCAGGTTGCCAATCCATAGGCATTCCTTGACTATCAGTAATCACACTACGCCAACCAACAAAAGTAGGCTTCAAGCTTGCCCTAATTTCTGGATGCACATACAAACCTCCTATCCCCGCAGGGCCACATAACCATTTATGCCCCGTGAAGGCATAAAAATCTACCCCTAATGCAGTTAAATCCAAAGACAATAAACCAACTGATTGCGCTGCGTCTATCAGCAGTAGAGAATTATTTTCCCTGCATTTTCTTGCAATTTTGTCAAGAGGCAGAATTTGACCTGTATTCCAGAGAATATGACTCAAAATTACTAAACGGGTATTAGGACGAAGGTGCTGGGCTACTATCGCCACAGGATCGCCTTCGTTCAAGGTAGACATTAAGGGGCAGGTCGTAACTTCGATAGCATATCTACGTGAAATTTCTTGGGCAATTGCCACAACGCTGTGATGTTCACAGTCAGATAAAAGCAAGTGGTCGCCAGCTTGCCAGTCGATACCCCACATTGTAATATTACAA
This window of the Chlorogloeopsis sp. ULAP01 genome carries:
- a CDS encoding MBL fold metallo-hydrolase is translated as MSDRLSASSRIDTGEASHELECLPYGVNHSGEGVCLLVRMGPHRILLDCGLADISSLMKGLAKPARRGRSPLPADFVLVSHAHADHARGLVALHKAFPLLPIYASEVTSKLLPLNWPNQNLQDISQFCQALPLRAPVEVKDGLVVELFPAGHLPGAVAMLFTYTTSQRSYKLLYTGDFFLSNSRLVEGLRLEELRGLELDALIIEGTYGTSRHPHRRNQENQLAERVNRAIADSYSVLLPTPALGLGQELLMLLRSHHHFTGRDLDIWVDGTVAVGCDTYLELLSHFPPSVQNFARHQPLFWDERIRPRVRRLQAGQRDRVGRYPCIVLTDSTVDLREYCQPDTGPWLILSPEKTEIKINNNYQFPGIITVENYLLAQHSDGPGTTQLIHNLRPQHVIFVHGSPTYLADLTSLDELQNRYHVHSPEAGVLVEIPIGETFLQPAAPETNYEGELTELDTVVTIALPDAITADPRWQQFADTGLIEARWQGEELVLRGLSQRELLNQSSDRFILSDVECCGTCRHQRGQRCWNPASPLFNFKVTLDGYCPAFERGNEGTRD
- a CDS encoding DUF6679 family protein, with product MLHRKIYQLCCDGREVCIFLRDQQRWIERARIIDIEGDLVTLRYETDEEDEICSWEEMVRLESIGAITQKLASVPRGNVEPLLTEECPEAERIRNRYTDSNPD
- a CDS encoding Nif3-like dinuclear metal center hexameric protein, which produces MKIADLIVWFEEWANPSWQESWDNCGWQIEPGVLQEQARVLVCLTPTLAVMQEAIAYRAAGISVNLIFAHHPLIFNPPKSLRSGDPIAEMARLAFTHNIGIYTAHTNFDQVQDGTADVLAQILELEQVFPIVTTQPGLGYGRVGNLQPSTSLGELMAIIQTQLAPPNLIYSPTVDLERQIDRVAVLGGSGASFISAVVKTGAQAYLTSDCKFHQFQESRDRDLILIDAGHYATERPACDRLAQKFRSLKIEWVQLSQKDEDFRSFYR
- a CDS encoding secondary thiamine-phosphate synthase enzyme YjbQ, whose amino-acid sequence is MAHYQKLLRIPTSGKSLYNITPKIEAIVSESGVETGLCTLFLRHTSASLLIQENADPDVLRDLANFMSKLVPESAQYIHAAEGSDDMPAHIRTALTHTSESIPINRGHLVLGTWQGIYIWEHRQHSHTRELVVHIFA
- a CDS encoding glycosyl transferase; this translates as MERPILYIAITNHGFGHATRVAAVAATIQKLCPEVLLILVTTAPRWLLECYIEGDFIHRPRAFDLGVVQADSLTMDKEATLEKLLEIKKNQRSIIASEVNFIRQNRVHLILADIPFLAAEMGKAADIPCWMMSNFGFDFIYRSWGDRFIEVADWISDCYSKCDHLFRLPFHEPMEAFEYVTDVGLTGGSPRYCADEIRAMWSITAPLERTILLTFGGLGLQQIPYERLQKFSDWQFIAFDHSAPDLPNIVKISDHKFRPVDFMPICSRVVSKPGYSTFAEATRLDIPIVSVTRDEFAEAAFLLEGISTYNQHQILTPSEFFDGSWDFLLQPPQPPTSSKHIAKDGNEAIAHAVIKYFGECGNFK
- a CDS encoding aminotransferase class V-fold PLP-dependent enzyme — encoded protein: MTISVIETKLHLHRQKFPALANKTYFNYGGQGPMAKASMNAITQAQAYIQEIGPFGNAIGKWIGQEVKATRAAIASELNVQPQTISITENVTVGCNITMWGIDWQAGDHLLLSDCEHHSVVAIAQEISRRYAIEVTTCPLMSTLNEGDPVAIVAQHLRPNTRLVILSHILWNTGQILPLDKIARKCRENNSLLLIDAAQSVGLLSLDLTALGVDFYAFTGHKWLCGPAGIGGLYVHPEIRASLKPTFVGWRSVITDSQGMPMDWQPDGQCYEVATSDYPLYAGLREAIAIHRQWGTAEERYQQICRNSEYLWQQLRTLPNIHLLLTSAPESGLVSFQLAQNTHQSHPQLVNFLESQGLFIRIIANPNCVRACVHYFTLESEIDKLVEGIREWLVVNG